In a single window of the Rhizobium tropici CIAT 899 genome:
- a CDS encoding glucose 1-dehydrogenase, with the protein MRLTGKVAIVTGGGSGFGEGIVRKFVEEGARVVLVDRDLTAAERVATQHEGSVAPLAGDVATLDSLAAARDLALERFGGLHILVNNAGVGQPPMPMEDMDEGLFERIFNVNIRSIYNGARAVLPHFKAERHGAILNIASTGGVSPRPNLTWYNASKGWGIAATRAMAVELAPFGIRVNAINPVAGDTPLLSTFIGSDSDESRARIVATIPIGRLSTPADMGNAAAFLCSDEASMITGVDLNVDGGKCI; encoded by the coding sequence ATGCGTCTTACGGGAAAAGTGGCGATCGTCACGGGTGGGGGGTCGGGTTTCGGCGAAGGGATCGTCCGGAAATTCGTCGAGGAAGGTGCGCGGGTCGTGCTCGTCGATCGTGACCTTACGGCGGCAGAGCGGGTGGCAACGCAGCACGAAGGGTCGGTCGCACCGCTTGCCGGTGATGTCGCCACGCTCGACAGCCTCGCTGCCGCAAGGGATCTTGCGCTGGAGCGGTTCGGCGGTCTGCATATCCTCGTCAACAATGCCGGTGTCGGACAGCCGCCAATGCCGATGGAGGATATGGATGAAGGCCTGTTCGAGCGCATCTTCAATGTCAACATCCGCTCGATCTACAATGGTGCGCGCGCGGTGCTGCCGCATTTCAAGGCCGAGCGGCATGGCGCCATTTTGAACATTGCCTCGACCGGTGGCGTCTCCCCTCGCCCCAATCTCACCTGGTACAATGCCTCGAAAGGATGGGGCATAGCCGCTACCCGCGCGATGGCCGTGGAGCTTGCTCCCTTCGGAATTCGCGTCAACGCCATCAATCCCGTCGCCGGCGATACGCCACTGCTCTCGACCTTCATCGGCTCCGACAGCGACGAAAGCCGGGCACGGATCGTCGCCACCATTCCGATCGGACGGCTTTCGACGCCCGCGGATATGGGCAACGCCGCCGCTTTCCTCTGCTCGGACGAGGCGAGCATGATCACCGGCGTCGATCTCAACGTCGATGGCGGCAAGTGTATCTGA